AATCACGAATCATACTTTTAAAAGTATTGCCGCCATGCCCGTTGATAATAACCAATTTACGGATGCCTTGAACATAAAGGGAAGAAACAATATCCGACAATATCGCTTTCTGTGTTTCATAACGCGTATGGATACAGAAAGGTAATTCACGTTGTCCTGGATTTTGTGACCCCATACCGATGGGCGGCATTACCATACAGTTCACGCCATATTTCTGTTTTGCCAACAATGCAGCATCAACTGCTACATCATGGGAAAGAATACAATCCGTCATATAGGGCAAATGCAGATTATGAGGTTCGGTAGCTCCCCACGGCAATGCCACAATATCATATTTCCTGTCTTTTACTTTTCCATAACAAGATATGGATAAATCAACTTCTTTATTCATATACCTTTTTTATTTCTAATGATTATATTATTTCATTTTTACTATCACAAATAGCTTGTTGTAGCAAAGATAGGAATTGTTTGGAGATTTTATACGAAAAAGTCCCTGATTAACAATTCCTTTTTTCAACTGGAGAATCATTAACCAAGGACTAAATTCACTAACTAATTAACAAATAGATTACAAGCGATAAGTAACCGTTCTTTCTTCCGGAGAGTCAATCCAAAGACGCCATGTGTCTGCTGAGACTTGCTCTATGGTTCCTATATTAGCTTTCGGTTGGCGACGGCTCTTGATTGTCAGATATCCCTTGCCTTCCGTTGCTTTTACTTTTATTGTTTTATTATCCATATAGATATGGATATTGCCATTCGGAGTAGGAACAGTGCCTTCCATCCATTTCAATCCGCCTAATGCCGGAGTAATAGCAAATTCTTTATAG
This portion of the Bacteroides acidifaciens genome encodes:
- a CDS encoding creatininase family protein — protein: MNKEVDLSISCYGKVKDRKYDIVALPWGATEPHNLHLPYMTDCILSHDVAVDAALLAKQKYGVNCMVMPPIGMGSQNPGQRELPFCIHTRYETQKAILSDIVSSLYVQGIRKLVIINGHGGNTFKSMIRDLSVDYPDFLIASSEWYTVLKAKDYFENPGDHADEVETSVMMHYHPELVNLEEAGNGEYKTFAVQSLNEKVAWIPRNWGKVSKDTGVGDPRGASAEKGRKFAEAVAEKYAKLFDELVNQELY